One part of the Mycolicibacterium aromaticivorans JS19b1 = JCM 16368 genome encodes these proteins:
- a CDS encoding cytochrome P450, translating to MSVVFDPFSEDFFISPYETYRRMRDDAPVYYSQEYDFYALTRHDDVAAAFKDYETYSSAYGVDLGQVRKGEVTEHGSIIAMDPPAHRRMRSLLNKVFTPRAIEAQRALVIELVDKHLSAVDPTGFDVVQDFSALFPVDVMTTLQGVPAADRQQIRLWIDELLHRESGDVEMTASGQQAAVDMAIYYFRLIKKRREELGDDLLSKLICAEIEREDGRMEPLDNIEITEFATLLGGAGAETVTKLIGNAAVVFAQNPDQWELLCSDRSKIPLAVEELLRYEAPAQYNVRCSLREVRLHGVTIPVGKPVFLVGGSANRDPRAWTEPDRFHIDRDRTQAQNLGLGYGIHSCLGAALARLESAIALDKMLDFMPKFEVDFDGCKRVNMQNVAGWSTVPVRVLS from the coding sequence ATGAGTGTGGTGTTCGATCCGTTTTCGGAAGACTTCTTCATCAGCCCGTACGAGACGTATCGCCGGATGCGCGACGACGCCCCGGTCTACTACAGCCAGGAATACGACTTCTACGCGCTGACCCGACACGACGACGTCGCCGCCGCCTTCAAGGACTACGAAACCTACTCGTCGGCATACGGCGTTGACCTCGGCCAGGTCCGCAAGGGCGAGGTCACCGAGCACGGGTCGATCATCGCGATGGACCCGCCCGCGCACCGGCGGATGCGCAGCCTGCTCAACAAGGTGTTCACTCCTCGGGCGATCGAAGCGCAGCGCGCCCTGGTCATCGAACTGGTCGACAAGCATCTGTCGGCTGTCGATCCGACGGGATTCGACGTCGTGCAGGATTTCTCGGCGCTGTTCCCGGTCGACGTCATGACCACCTTGCAGGGAGTGCCCGCCGCTGACCGCCAGCAGATCCGGTTGTGGATCGATGAGCTGCTGCACCGCGAGAGCGGCGATGTCGAGATGACCGCGTCGGGCCAGCAGGCCGCCGTCGATATGGCGATCTACTACTTCCGGCTGATCAAGAAGCGGCGCGAGGAGCTCGGCGACGACTTACTGAGCAAGCTGATCTGTGCCGAGATCGAGCGAGAAGACGGCCGGATGGAACCACTGGACAATATCGAGATCACGGAATTTGCAACGCTGTTGGGTGGTGCTGGCGCAGAGACCGTGACCAAGCTGATCGGGAATGCGGCCGTGGTCTTCGCACAGAACCCCGACCAGTGGGAGCTGTTGTGCAGTGACCGCAGCAAGATCCCGCTGGCCGTCGAAGAACTGCTGCGCTACGAGGCCCCGGCCCAGTACAACGTGCGCTGCTCGCTGCGTGAGGTCAGGTTGCACGGCGTGACGATCCCGGTCGGCAAGCCGGTCTTCCTGGTCGGCGGATCAGCCAACCGTGACCCGCGTGCGTGGACCGAACCGGACAGATTCCATATCGACCGGGACCGCACGCAAGCGCAGAATCTCGGACTCGGCTATGGAATTCACAGTTGCCTGGGCGCAGCCCTGGCCCGGCTGGAGAGTGCGATCGCGCTGGACAAGATGCTCGACTTCATGCCGAAGTTCGAGGTCGACTTCGACGGCTGCAAGCGGGTCAATATGCAGAACGTGGCGGGCTGGAGCACCGTGCCGGTGCGAGTGCTTTCCTGA
- a CDS encoding acyl-CoA dehydrogenase family protein, translating into MDFTEVELSPDDASFQRDLRTYLSELVTDEVRLRDRQTGDNFDEGVHLALGARGFLEKEYRTGSDGGFTRIQRRIWDLERRRAHVPWVTWGTTVMVAKAVAAFGKAELVDDVMPRVFDGTARMCLGYTEPEGGSDVATCKTRAVREADGSSWVINGSKMFTTGAHNCQYVFLLTNTDPAAPKHKSLSMFLVPLDTPGIEIQGIRTVDGDRTNIVYYTDVRVDEKYLLGEANGGWTVLRGPLDAEHGAAPTEADGLSDVSIMAHQAGVMAAAVDAVAAHVGRSDPSGRRMVDDGAVAHRLGRSAARLEASLSTPSIFGRVAQAQTMRDIAPDLMDLAGAASVLPVDTDGAADNGASEYAFRFAPLFGIYGGTLEVFRNMIAQHVLGLGKPNYSPPATKAPVAT; encoded by the coding sequence ATGGATTTCACCGAAGTCGAGCTGAGCCCCGACGATGCGTCCTTCCAGCGCGACCTACGGACCTACCTGTCCGAGCTGGTCACCGACGAGGTGCGTCTGCGAGACCGGCAGACGGGTGACAACTTCGACGAGGGGGTGCACCTGGCCCTCGGCGCCAGAGGTTTCCTGGAGAAGGAATACAGGACCGGATCGGATGGCGGCTTCACCCGCATTCAACGCCGCATCTGGGATCTAGAGCGTCGCCGGGCGCACGTGCCGTGGGTGACGTGGGGAACCACCGTAATGGTGGCCAAGGCGGTCGCCGCGTTCGGCAAAGCCGAGCTGGTCGACGACGTCATGCCGAGAGTATTCGACGGCACGGCACGAATGTGCCTGGGCTACACCGAACCTGAGGGTGGCTCGGACGTGGCAACCTGTAAGACCCGCGCCGTCCGTGAAGCGGATGGGTCGAGCTGGGTCATTAATGGGTCGAAGATGTTCACGACGGGTGCGCACAACTGCCAGTACGTGTTCCTGCTGACCAACACCGATCCGGCAGCGCCGAAACACAAGAGCCTGAGCATGTTTCTGGTTCCGCTGGACACCCCGGGTATCGAGATCCAGGGCATCCGTACCGTTGACGGCGACCGGACGAACATCGTGTACTACACCGACGTGCGGGTCGACGAGAAGTATCTGCTCGGCGAAGCCAACGGCGGCTGGACGGTGCTGCGCGGACCGCTGGACGCCGAACACGGTGCCGCGCCGACGGAAGCAGACGGGCTCTCCGACGTGTCGATCATGGCCCACCAGGCCGGCGTGATGGCCGCCGCCGTCGATGCCGTCGCCGCCCATGTCGGCCGGTCCGACCCCTCGGGACGCCGGATGGTCGATGACGGCGCGGTCGCCCACCGGCTCGGCCGCAGTGCCGCCCGCCTGGAGGCATCCCTGTCCACACCAAGCATTTTCGGCCGAGTCGCTCAGGCCCAGACGATGCGCGATATCGCACCGGACCTGATGGACCTCGCCGGCGCCGCCTCGGTGTTGCCGGTGGACACCGACGGGGCGGCCGACAACGGTGCTTCCGAATATGCCTTCCGGTTCGCGCCGCTGTTCGGGATCTACGGCGGAACGCTCGAGGTGTTCCGCAACATGATCGCGCAGCACGTGCTCGGGCTCGGCAAACCCAACTACTCGCCGCCGGCGACCAAAGCCCCGGTCGCCACATGA
- a CDS encoding amidohydrolase family protein, whose translation MTEAQRRDVPIFDADQHMYETPEALTRYLPERYRYAVQYAQMGRQTRLVINNKVSDFIPNPTFERVAAPGAHEKFFAGENSEGLTLREMQGPAIEAPAATKNPADRIAELDRQGVVEALNYPTLASLVEHSSADDPELTLAIIHALNQWMAEHWSYVYDDRLFSTPIINLSEVGGAQAELEYLLSAGAKVALIKPGPVRGVHGWRSPALPEFDPFWRDVEAAGLPIVLHASYPPLDSYVSKWEPPHTQNFMAMSAFRWMVLGHREIADMITSLICHGTLTRFPRLRIASVENGSSWIGQLFLDFDDLYKKMPQNFPEHPHDVFRRNIWVSPFWEGSVSDVVNTVGWDKVLFGSDYPHPEGLAEPRGFWKYAEGMDERRTYDFMGDNARRFMGLPLANPDPTAAAPPVLAVPS comes from the coding sequence ATGACCGAAGCGCAGCGGCGCGATGTGCCGATCTTCGACGCCGATCAGCACATGTACGAGACACCCGAGGCGCTCACCCGGTACCTCCCTGAGCGTTATCGCTATGCGGTGCAGTACGCCCAGATGGGCAGGCAGACCAGGCTGGTGATCAACAATAAGGTCAGCGACTTCATCCCGAACCCGACGTTCGAACGGGTCGCCGCCCCCGGCGCGCACGAGAAATTCTTCGCAGGCGAGAACAGCGAAGGCCTGACGCTGCGCGAAATGCAAGGCCCCGCAATCGAAGCGCCGGCGGCCACCAAGAACCCGGCGGACCGGATCGCCGAGCTCGACCGCCAGGGTGTGGTGGAGGCGCTGAACTATCCGACCCTGGCCAGCCTCGTCGAGCACTCGTCGGCCGATGATCCCGAGCTGACACTGGCGATCATCCACGCCCTCAACCAATGGATGGCCGAGCACTGGTCCTACGTCTACGACGACCGGCTGTTCTCCACCCCGATCATCAACCTGTCCGAAGTCGGCGGCGCGCAAGCCGAACTCGAGTACCTGCTCTCCGCCGGCGCCAAGGTGGCGCTGATCAAACCCGGCCCGGTTCGCGGTGTGCACGGCTGGCGCTCCCCGGCACTGCCGGAATTCGATCCGTTCTGGCGCGACGTCGAGGCCGCCGGCCTGCCGATCGTCCTGCACGCCAGCTACCCGCCGCTCGACTCCTACGTAAGCAAGTGGGAGCCGCCGCACACCCAGAACTTCATGGCGATGAGTGCCTTCCGGTGGATGGTGCTGGGCCACCGCGAAATCGCCGACATGATCACCAGCCTGATCTGCCACGGCACCCTGACGCGGTTCCCGCGGCTGCGGATCGCCAGCGTCGAGAACGGCAGCTCATGGATAGGCCAGCTCTTCCTCGACTTCGACGACCTGTACAAGAAGATGCCGCAGAACTTCCCAGAGCACCCGCACGACGTGTTCCGGCGCAACATCTGGGTCAGCCCGTTCTGGGAGGGCAGCGTCTCGGATGTGGTCAACACCGTCGGCTGGGACAAGGTGCTGTTCGGGTCGGACTATCCGCACCCGGAGGGGCTGGCCGAGCCGCGCGGCTTCTGGAAGTACGCCGAAGGTATGGACGAACGCCGAACCTACGACTTCATGGGCGACAACGCCCGCCGGTTCATGGGTCTGCCGCTGGCCAACCCCGACCCCACCGCCGCCGCGCCGCCGGTGCTGGCCGTCCCGTCCTGA
- a CDS encoding acyl-CoA dehydrogenase family protein, with protein sequence MDFSPVELTDEDQQFLDEVRHFLTTHITDEVIRHDRETGDNFHEGVHLALGAAGYLEAEWRSESEGGFTRVRRRIWELEKRRFAVPWVTWGTTSMVARSVDTFGSAELKAEVLPGVFSGHVRLCLGYTEPEGGSDVATCKTRAVRDGDQWIVNGSKMFTTGAHNCQYVFLITNTDPEAQKHKSLTMFLVPLDLPGIEIQGLRTVDGDRTNIVYYSDVRVDDKYRLGEVNGGWTVLREPLNVEHGAVAAAADGLADISIMMHQANFMATAVDKVAAAVGRSDPSGRRAVDDGSVSYRLGRSAARMEAALSSPSLYGRVAIAQAMRDISPDLMDILGAAATLPVETDGAADDGASEYVYRFAPLSGIYGGTLEVFRNMIGQYVLGLGKPAYAPQPKKVS encoded by the coding sequence ATGGATTTCTCACCGGTAGAGCTGACCGACGAGGATCAGCAGTTCCTCGACGAGGTTCGCCACTTCCTGACAACCCACATCACCGACGAGGTGATCCGGCACGACCGGGAGACCGGAGACAACTTCCACGAAGGTGTGCACCTGGCACTCGGCGCGGCCGGATACCTGGAGGCCGAATGGAGATCGGAATCCGAGGGCGGCTTCACCCGGGTCCGCCGACGGATCTGGGAGCTGGAGAAACGACGGTTCGCGGTGCCGTGGGTGACCTGGGGTACCACGTCGATGGTGGCGCGTTCGGTCGACACCTTCGGCTCCGCGGAACTCAAAGCCGAAGTGCTGCCCGGTGTTTTCAGCGGGCACGTCCGGCTGTGCCTTGGCTACACCGAGCCCGAGGGCGGTTCGGATGTCGCCACCTGCAAAACGCGCGCGGTTCGCGACGGCGACCAGTGGATTGTTAACGGCTCCAAGATGTTCACCACCGGGGCGCACAACTGCCAGTACGTCTTCCTGATCACCAACACCGATCCGGAGGCGCAGAAGCACAAGAGCCTCACCATGTTCCTCGTTCCGCTGGACCTGCCCGGCATCGAGATCCAGGGCCTGCGCACCGTCGACGGTGACCGGACGAACATCGTCTATTACAGCGACGTCCGGGTCGACGACAAGTACCGCCTCGGCGAGGTCAACGGTGGCTGGACCGTCTTACGCGAACCGCTCAACGTCGAGCACGGTGCGGTGGCCGCGGCAGCCGACGGGTTGGCCGATATCTCGATCATGATGCACCAGGCCAACTTCATGGCCACCGCGGTCGACAAGGTGGCCGCCGCGGTCGGCCGGTCCGACCCGAGTGGCCGCCGTGCGGTCGACGACGGATCGGTGTCGTACCGACTGGGCCGCAGCGCGGCCCGGATGGAGGCCGCCCTGAGTTCGCCGAGTCTCTACGGCCGGGTTGCGATCGCCCAGGCGATGCGGGATATCTCACCGGATCTGATGGACATTCTCGGTGCTGCCGCAACGCTTCCGGTGGAGACCGACGGTGCTGCCGACGACGGGGCGTCGGAGTACGTGTACCGCTTCGCGCCGCTGTCCGGAATCTACGGCGGCACGCTGGAGGTCTTCCGCAACATGATCGGCCAGTACGTGTTGGGGCTGGGCAAGCCCGCGTACGCACCGCAACCGAAGAAGGTGTCATGA
- a CDS encoding acyl-CoA dehydrogenase family protein: MDRYELRRLDYSLSEDHTDLQTAYRQFFKTHSTIETVRAAEASGFDKSLWERLCAMGATTMAVPESVGGDGATLVDLTLVAEELGRYLAPVPWIDHVCAARLLAGLGALTDEVMSGNQIAGLDASLDSASGVRLIPTGSIADHIIIRDGAQGEDVVLLSFGTRPAKVDNIGRLPMAWVDPAAADSRTVLGSGPAALAEYARALDEWRLLTASALVGLVEETMTIAAEFAKSRYTLGVPIATLQAISHPLANMVITVEGGRNLARRAAWFLDNEPHARPELAPSAFVFMAEEASKAATMAVHIQGGLGVSSEAAATAYLVRARGWPLAGGDPGASAKQIGRLLADRETA; encoded by the coding sequence ATGGACCGCTACGAACTGCGCAGGCTCGACTACAGCCTCTCCGAGGACCACACCGATCTGCAGACCGCCTATCGGCAGTTCTTCAAAACCCACAGCACGATCGAGACGGTGCGAGCCGCCGAGGCCAGCGGATTCGACAAGAGCCTGTGGGAACGGTTGTGCGCCATGGGCGCGACGACGATGGCCGTCCCGGAGTCGGTGGGTGGCGACGGTGCCACGCTGGTGGACCTGACCCTGGTGGCCGAGGAGCTCGGCCGCTACCTCGCGCCGGTGCCGTGGATCGATCATGTCTGCGCGGCCCGGCTGTTGGCCGGCCTGGGCGCGCTCACCGATGAGGTGATGAGCGGTAACCAGATCGCCGGCCTGGACGCATCGCTGGACAGCGCCTCGGGTGTGCGGCTCATCCCGACCGGGTCGATCGCCGACCACATCATCATCCGGGACGGTGCACAAGGTGAAGACGTCGTTCTCCTCTCGTTCGGTACGCGTCCGGCCAAGGTGGACAACATCGGCCGGCTCCCGATGGCCTGGGTCGACCCGGCGGCCGCCGACAGCCGAACGGTGCTGGGCAGTGGGCCGGCCGCCCTCGCCGAATATGCTCGGGCGCTGGATGAATGGCGGCTGCTGACGGCGTCCGCGCTGGTCGGTCTGGTCGAGGAGACCATGACCATCGCCGCCGAGTTCGCGAAGTCCCGCTACACGTTGGGCGTACCGATCGCCACCCTGCAGGCCATCTCGCATCCGCTGGCCAACATGGTGATCACCGTCGAAGGCGGCCGCAACCTGGCCCGCCGCGCCGCGTGGTTCCTCGACAACGAACCCCATGCGCGTCCCGAGCTGGCACCGTCGGCATTCGTGTTCATGGCCGAAGAAGCGTCCAAGGCCGCGACGATGGCCGTACACATCCAAGGTGGCCTCGGAGTGTCCTCGGAGGCCGCCGCGACCGCGTACCTGGTGCGGGCAAGGGGCTGGCCACTGGCCGGTGGCGATCCCGGCGCCAGCGCCAAGCAGATCGGGCGCCTTCTCGCAGACCGCGAAACCGCATAG
- a CDS encoding amidohydrolase family protein: MTHRVIDCLANVHFGETENQPTFMKKVRDEYFKGPASMYDPIDLATLLDEMDSHGVQRAVLMDSLVKPSVTARTFVDAHPDRFALAMGGVNLLRPIPALRELAAVAADLPVAYAVVGPSFWGDGQYPPSDAVYYPLYTKCAELELPLCVNTGLPGPPIPGEVQNPIHLDRVCVRFPELRLCMIHGADPWWDVAIRLMIKYENLRLMTSAWSPKRLPDSLLHYMRTRGKNKIIFASDFPVLRMQRVVPEALALDLPADAMDNYLYNNANEFFFRER; this comes from the coding sequence ATGACGCATCGTGTCATAGATTGTCTGGCCAACGTTCACTTCGGCGAGACGGAGAACCAGCCCACCTTCATGAAGAAGGTGCGCGACGAGTACTTCAAGGGGCCGGCGTCGATGTACGACCCGATCGATCTGGCCACGCTCCTCGATGAGATGGATTCCCATGGCGTTCAGCGGGCCGTCTTGATGGACTCACTGGTGAAGCCGTCGGTGACAGCGCGCACGTTCGTCGACGCGCACCCCGACCGTTTCGCACTGGCGATGGGCGGGGTCAACCTGCTGCGGCCCATCCCGGCGCTGCGCGAGCTGGCCGCGGTCGCTGCCGATCTCCCGGTCGCCTATGCCGTTGTGGGACCAAGCTTTTGGGGAGACGGTCAATACCCTCCAAGTGACGCCGTGTACTACCCGCTCTACACCAAGTGCGCGGAGCTTGAACTACCGCTGTGCGTCAACACCGGGCTGCCGGGGCCGCCGATCCCCGGTGAGGTGCAGAACCCGATCCACCTCGACCGGGTGTGCGTGCGGTTTCCCGAGCTGCGGTTGTGCATGATCCACGGTGCCGACCCCTGGTGGGATGTTGCGATCCGGTTGATGATCAAGTACGAGAATCTCCGGCTGATGACGTCGGCGTGGTCACCTAAACGCCTGCCGGACAGCTTGTTGCACTATATGCGAACCCGCGGCAAGAACAAGATCATCTTCGCATCTGACTTCCCTGTGCTGCGGATGCAGCGGGTGGTGCCCGAGGCCCTGGCCCTGGACCTGCCTGCCGACGCGATGGACAACTACCTCTACAACAACGCCAACGAATTCTTCTTCAGGGAGCGCTGA
- a CDS encoding acyl-CoA synthetase, with amino-acid sequence MPEWTIGAVLDAIAEVIPDRPMTICGERTSTFADSADRTRRLANFLAGRGFGAHRERSDLQNWECGQDRVALIMHNDLYPDMVIGCLKGRVVPVNVNHHYTPREVAELLDYIKPRGVIYHRSLGARFADVLPPDSAELLISIDDGSAGPDLPGAIDLDEVLAQGDQDQSISASPDDVLMICTGGTTGRPKGVMWRQADTYAISMNGADHESVTEIHDKLGTPGAPWFAVSPLMHAAGMWTAFAGVLNGQTVVLYDSAKFDPHRVLSTAQRHKVGMMTMVGDAYAAPLVEELRRGDYDLSSLFALATGGAATNLKHQNALLELLPDIILINGYGSSETGNVGFGRSMRGDHKDTFELRDGALVLAEDYSRFLDAGEDQVGWVARAGRIPLGYFDDSEATRTTFPEVDGARVVISGDRGSLAPDGTLRLFGRDSLVVNTGGEKVFVEEVEEVLRAHPDVTDALVVGRPSERWGQELVALVALHTEVAHGALHEHCTAQLARYKAPKEFIVVDQVRRLGNGKADYRWAKETANSKVSLS; translated from the coding sequence GTGCCCGAATGGACGATCGGTGCGGTGCTCGACGCCATCGCCGAGGTCATTCCAGACCGGCCGATGACGATCTGTGGCGAGCGCACCAGCACCTTCGCTGATTCGGCCGACCGCACGCGGCGCCTGGCCAACTTCCTGGCAGGCAGGGGATTCGGCGCGCACCGCGAACGGTCCGACCTGCAGAACTGGGAGTGCGGCCAGGACCGGGTCGCGCTGATCATGCACAACGATCTCTACCCGGACATGGTCATCGGGTGTCTCAAGGGCCGGGTCGTGCCCGTCAACGTCAACCACCACTACACGCCGCGCGAAGTCGCCGAGCTGCTGGACTACATCAAACCCCGCGGCGTGATCTACCACCGATCGCTGGGCGCCAGGTTCGCCGATGTGCTGCCACCGGACAGCGCCGAGCTGCTGATCTCGATCGACGACGGCAGTGCCGGACCCGACCTGCCCGGCGCGATCGATCTGGATGAGGTTCTGGCACAGGGTGATCAGGATCAGAGCATCTCGGCCTCGCCTGACGACGTGTTGATGATCTGCACGGGCGGCACCACGGGCCGCCCGAAAGGGGTGATGTGGCGGCAGGCCGACACCTATGCCATCTCGATGAACGGTGCCGATCACGAGTCCGTCACCGAGATCCACGACAAGCTCGGCACCCCCGGTGCGCCGTGGTTCGCGGTGTCCCCTCTGATGCACGCGGCCGGGATGTGGACGGCGTTCGCCGGCGTTCTGAACGGCCAGACCGTGGTGCTCTACGACTCCGCGAAGTTCGATCCGCACCGGGTCTTGTCGACCGCGCAGCGGCACAAGGTCGGAATGATGACGATGGTCGGCGACGCGTACGCCGCGCCGCTGGTCGAGGAGCTGCGGCGAGGGGACTACGACCTGTCCTCGTTGTTCGCGTTGGCGACCGGAGGAGCGGCGACCAACCTCAAGCATCAGAACGCCCTCCTGGAGCTGCTGCCCGACATCATCCTGATCAACGGCTACGGATCGTCGGAGACCGGCAATGTCGGGTTCGGGCGCAGCATGCGTGGCGACCACAAGGACACCTTCGAATTACGCGACGGCGCTTTGGTTCTCGCCGAGGACTACAGCCGCTTCCTCGACGCCGGTGAAGACCAGGTTGGCTGGGTGGCCCGCGCAGGCCGGATCCCGCTCGGCTACTTCGACGACTCCGAGGCCACCCGCACGACATTTCCCGAAGTGGACGGAGCACGGGTGGTGATCTCCGGTGACCGTGGCTCGCTGGCACCGGACGGAACGCTGCGGCTGTTCGGCCGGGACTCGCTGGTGGTCAACACCGGCGGGGAGAAAGTCTTCGTCGAGGAGGTCGAAGAGGTGCTGCGCGCGCATCCCGATGTCACCGACGCTCTGGTGGTGGGCCGGCCCAGTGAGCGCTGGGGCCAGGAACTCGTCGCGCTGGTGGCGCTGCACACCGAGGTGGCGCACGGGGCGCTGCACGAGCACTGCACAGCGCAGCTGGCCCGGTACAAAGCGCCGAAGGAGTTCATCGTCGTCGACCAGGTCAGACGCCTAGGTAACGGTAAGGCCGATTATCGCTGGGCCAAGGAGACTGCCAACAGCAAGGTTTCGCTGTCATGA
- a CDS encoding amidohydrolase family protein codes for MTLDYRAIDVDNHYYEPTDSFTRHLPKEFKRRGVQMLTEGKRTFAVMGGVVNQFIPNPTFDPIIEPGCLDLLFRGEIPDGVDPGSLMKVDRLADHPEYQNRDARVQILDKQNLETVFMLPTFACGVEEALKRDIEATMASVHAFNLWLDEDWGFDRPDHRFLSAPIISLADPDAAVAEVEFVLSRGAKIVCVRPAPVPGRVKPRSLGDPLHDPVWARLAEAGVPVVFHLSDSGYLAISALWGGTGTFEGFGKRDPLDSVLLDDRAIHDSMASMIVHQVFTRHPKLKVASIENGSYFVYRLIKRLKKAANTAPYHFKEDPVAQLTNNVWIAPYYEDDVKLLADTIGVEKILFGSDWPHGEGLADPMSFTADIPQFPEFSAEDTRKVMRDNALDLLGISVSSAV; via the coding sequence ATGACATTGGATTACAGGGCGATTGACGTCGACAACCACTATTACGAGCCGACCGATTCGTTCACCCGGCATCTGCCCAAGGAGTTCAAACGCCGTGGTGTGCAGATGCTCACCGAGGGTAAGCGCACCTTCGCGGTCATGGGCGGCGTCGTCAACCAGTTCATTCCCAACCCGACGTTCGATCCGATCATCGAGCCGGGATGCCTGGACTTGTTGTTCCGTGGCGAGATCCCCGACGGCGTCGACCCGGGGTCGCTGATGAAGGTCGACCGGTTGGCCGACCACCCCGAATACCAGAACAGGGACGCGCGGGTGCAGATCCTGGACAAGCAGAACCTCGAAACCGTGTTCATGCTGCCGACTTTCGCGTGCGGGGTCGAGGAAGCGCTCAAGCGCGACATCGAGGCGACGATGGCGTCGGTACACGCCTTCAACCTGTGGCTCGACGAAGACTGGGGTTTCGACCGTCCCGACCATCGGTTCCTCTCGGCTCCGATCATCTCGCTGGCCGACCCTGACGCCGCGGTGGCCGAGGTCGAGTTCGTGCTGAGTCGCGGCGCCAAGATCGTCTGCGTGCGGCCGGCGCCGGTGCCGGGGCGGGTCAAGCCGCGCTCACTCGGCGACCCACTGCACGACCCGGTGTGGGCCCGGCTGGCCGAAGCGGGCGTGCCGGTGGTCTTCCACTTGTCCGACAGTGGTTACCTTGCGATTTCGGCACTGTGGGGTGGCACCGGGACCTTCGAAGGATTCGGGAAGCGGGATCCGCTCGACAGCGTGCTGCTCGACGACCGGGCTATTCACGACTCGATGGCGTCGATGATCGTGCACCAGGTCTTCACCCGGCATCCCAAGCTCAAGGTGGCGAGCATCGAGAACGGCTCCTACTTCGTCTACCGGTTGATCAAGCGGCTGAAGAAGGCCGCCAACACCGCGCCCTACCACTTCAAGGAAGATCCGGTCGCGCAGTTGACGAACAACGTCTGGATCGCCCCGTACTACGAGGACGACGTGAAGTTGCTGGCGGACACGATCGGTGTCGAGAAGATCCTCTTCGGCTCGGACTGGCCGCACGGCGAAGGACTGGCCGATCCGATGAGCTTCACCGCCGACATCCCGCAGTTTCCGGAGTTCAGTGCCGAAGACACCCGGAAGGTGATGCGGGACAACGCATTGGATCTGCTCGGCATATCCGTGTCGTCGGCGGTCTGA
- a CDS encoding enoyl-CoA hydratase, with amino-acid sequence MTDTHADPAPNSAAAKPVLYEVLDSGVAVLTFNRPERMNGWGGGLAAGFYAGMDAAEADPDVRAIVVTGSGRAFCAGADMGDLSSISSASVDSAGDADLTKMVGERHPLFVTTVSKPVIAAINGACAGIGLTQALMCDIRFAAAGAKFTTSFVRRGLIAEYGISWILPKVIGWGAALDLLLSGRVFYAEEAFELGMVKEVVTPDELLGRTIEYAEDIAANCAPSSLAVIKRQVYGDALREAQDASGRAETLMHESMQRPDFIEGITAFFEKRPPNFPPLT; translated from the coding sequence GTGACCGACACCCACGCCGATCCCGCCCCGAATTCCGCTGCGGCCAAGCCCGTTCTGTACGAGGTTCTCGACAGCGGGGTCGCGGTTCTGACGTTCAACCGTCCGGAGCGGATGAACGGCTGGGGCGGTGGGCTCGCCGCCGGGTTCTACGCGGGCATGGACGCCGCCGAGGCCGACCCGGATGTCCGCGCGATCGTGGTGACGGGCAGTGGCCGGGCATTCTGTGCGGGAGCCGACATGGGCGACCTGTCGTCGATCAGCTCGGCCAGCGTCGACTCCGCCGGTGACGCCGACCTGACCAAGATGGTGGGGGAGCGGCATCCGCTGTTCGTCACGACCGTGAGCAAGCCGGTCATCGCCGCGATCAACGGTGCCTGCGCCGGTATCGGGCTGACCCAGGCGCTGATGTGCGATATCCGATTCGCCGCCGCCGGGGCGAAATTCACCACGTCGTTCGTCCGCCGCGGCCTGATCGCCGAGTACGGGATCTCATGGATCCTGCCCAAGGTGATCGGGTGGGGGGCGGCGCTGGATCTGCTGTTGAGCGGGCGGGTGTTCTACGCCGAAGAGGCCTTCGAACTCGGGATGGTCAAAGAAGTCGTCACACCCGACGAGTTGCTCGGCCGCACAATCGAATACGCCGAGGACATTGCGGCCAACTGTGCGCCGAGCTCACTGGCCGTCATCAAACGTCAGGTCTACGGCGACGCCCTACGCGAGGCGCAGGACGCCAGCGGGCGGGCCGAGACGCTGATGCACGAATCCATGCAACGCCCCGACTTCATCGAGGGCATCACCGCGTTCTTCGAGAAGCGGCCACCGAACTTCCCGCCCCTGACGTGA